In Candidatus Sysuiplasma jiujiangense, the following are encoded in one genomic region:
- a CDS encoding RAD55 family ATPase — translation MSEFDLEGSFPMRSSILLRGPPGSGKTEFLLDLANRWLLNREKVLYVAVSTSGEEILSRLTTMAGRGILSDRLVIIDCYRNNPSDSGDRLIVNINGLSHLESITLAISTAVDGLGSPVRIIFDGLSTLFLHNAPQTMAKFFQVLSTRSKGEFGFILSSVVEGMHENMTMNTLMSLADGVIEVAVDSNMARFIRVRYIKGRESNPIWYQYKLRNGKVELKTAHFDEGSTDATDRKFGDGNIYKRGDWF, via the coding sequence ATGTCGGAATTTGATCTGGAAGGTTCATTTCCAATGAGAAGTTCAATACTTCTCAGAGGACCTCCTGGAAGCGGAAAGACTGAGTTCCTTCTAGATCTTGCGAATCGCTGGCTTCTGAACAGAGAGAAAGTTCTTTACGTGGCTGTATCGACAAGCGGAGAAGAAATACTTTCGAGACTGACCACCATGGCCGGTAGAGGAATACTGTCAGACCGACTCGTAATAATAGACTGCTACAGGAACAACCCAAGCGATTCAGGTGACAGGCTGATTGTGAACATAAACGGGCTCTCGCATCTGGAGAGCATAACTCTGGCCATATCAACAGCGGTTGATGGACTGGGGAGTCCTGTCAGAATCATCTTTGACGGATTGTCCACTCTCTTTCTGCACAATGCTCCGCAAACGATGGCAAAATTCTTTCAGGTACTTTCAACCAGATCAAAAGGTGAGTTCGGTTTTATACTTTCATCCGTCGTAGAAGGTATGCATGAAAACATGACAATGAATACGCTTATGTCTCTTGCCGACGGTGTTATTGAGGTGGCAGTTGATTCGAACATGGCCAGATTCATCAGGGTAAGATACATCAAGGGAAGAGAGAGCAATCCGATTTGGTACCAATACAAGCTCAGGAACGGAAAAGTGGAGCTGAAAACAGCACATTTCGACGAAGGAAGCACAGACGCAACTGACCGTAAGTTCGGAGATGGAAACATATACAAAAGAGGTGATTGGTTTTGA
- a CDS encoding RAD55 family ATPase → MTDVYTTGRIRTYIDGFDEIIGGGIPEGSVVLLSGQPGTMKTSLAFSIIYNNAVRNRFGSVYLSLEQKRSSLIRQMNGMGMDIEKQESVRVMDLSGIREELEKAERDETVITVLKEHIEKSIKDSGCRIFVLDSLNVIDISAGLTSRRSQIYFLFEWLRETNLTSFLISESSADEILDSGREEGYLSDGIIHLSLSSEDENAVRRRIRCAKMRGTNHDTSFYSLQFVNGKFAVTQSMS, encoded by the coding sequence TTGACGGATGTTTACACGACGGGCCGAATCAGAACCTACATTGACGGATTTGACGAGATAATCGGAGGTGGCATTCCGGAGGGGAGCGTAGTATTGCTTTCCGGCCAGCCCGGTACAATGAAAACTTCCCTTGCATTCAGCATCATTTACAATAACGCCGTCAGAAACAGATTTGGCTCCGTCTACCTATCCCTGGAACAGAAGAGAAGCAGCCTGATTCGGCAGATGAATGGAATGGGAATGGATATAGAGAAACAGGAAAGTGTCAGGGTGATGGACCTTAGCGGCATCAGGGAAGAACTCGAAAAAGCAGAAAGGGACGAAACAGTTATTACCGTTCTCAAGGAACACATCGAGAAGAGCATAAAGGATTCGGGCTGCAGGATATTTGTACTCGATTCTCTGAACGTGATAGACATTTCTGCCGGTTTGACTTCAAGAAGAAGTCAGATATACTTCCTGTTTGAGTGGCTGCGGGAAACGAATCTGACATCTTTTTTAATATCCGAAAGCAGCGCAGATGAAATACTCGACAGCGGAAGGGAAGAAGGTTACCTTTCTGACGGCATTATTCACCTCAGTCTGTCCTCCGAGGATGAAAATGCGGTACGAAGAAGAATCAGATGCGCGAAAATGAGAGGAACAAACCACGACACTTCATTCTATTCCCTACAATTTGTCAACGGAAAATTCGCAGTCACGCAATCTATGAGTTGA
- the galT gene encoding galactose-1-phosphate uridylyltransferase, whose translation MSEIRKDYVTDTWVVISEERAKRPRDFVRPHAPVREGTCVFCEGNERLTPPEIYAFRRVSTVPDGPGWWIRTVPNKFPALRIEGKLEKNSRSVFTDITGIGCHEVVIESPEHSKPIALQSHSQVRELIQMYRERVTDLSRDRRFKYILVFENHGSEAGASLEHPHSQIIATPMIPVYVASELRGAENYFTDMGGDCIYDSIIREEIQQAKRVVFDNNSFICIAPFASKYPYELMILPKRHCPSFAECTHDEASDLAALLQKSLYALYSVLDDPPYNFYIHTSPVNSIGCPYYHWHIEIIPTVSRIAGFEKGTGFYINSISPENATIHLSTALRQQSEGSQIATAGTNFRAPELS comes from the coding sequence TTGTCCGAGATTAGGAAAGATTACGTGACGGACACTTGGGTGGTGATTTCGGAGGAGAGAGCAAAAAGACCCCGTGACTTCGTTAGGCCGCATGCGCCAGTCAGAGAAGGCACATGTGTTTTTTGCGAAGGAAATGAGAGGCTGACCCCTCCTGAGATCTATGCTTTCAGGCGTGTTAGCACAGTACCGGATGGCCCCGGATGGTGGATAAGAACAGTCCCAAACAAGTTTCCGGCACTGAGGATCGAAGGAAAACTGGAAAAGAATTCCAGATCGGTTTTCACCGATATAACAGGAATAGGATGTCATGAGGTAGTAATAGAGTCGCCAGAGCACTCAAAACCAATAGCCCTGCAGTCTCACAGCCAGGTAAGGGAACTCATACAGATGTACAGAGAGCGCGTCACAGATCTGTCCAGGGACAGGCGATTCAAATACATACTCGTATTCGAAAACCATGGCTCTGAGGCAGGTGCATCCCTCGAGCATCCCCACAGCCAGATTATAGCGACGCCGATGATACCTGTATATGTCGCAAGTGAGTTGAGGGGCGCGGAGAACTATTTTACGGACATGGGTGGAGATTGCATCTATGACTCTATAATAAGAGAGGAGATTCAGCAGGCCAAAAGGGTCGTGTTTGATAACAATTCCTTCATCTGCATCGCACCGTTCGCCTCCAAATACCCCTATGAACTCATGATTCTGCCGAAAAGGCACTGCCCGTCATTTGCGGAATGCACCCATGATGAAGCTTCAGATCTTGCGGCGCTGCTTCAAAAGTCACTTTACGCCCTTTATTCTGTTCTGGACGATCCGCCGTACAATTTTTATATCCACACATCGCCAGTTAATAGTATCGGATGTCCATATTATCACTGGCATATTGAGATTATACCAACCGTCAGCAGAATAGCAGGTTTCGAGAAGGGTACCGGTTTCTACATAAATTCAATTTCGCCGGAAAATGCGACGATTCATCTCAGTACCGCATTAAGGCAGCAGTCCGAAGGCAGTCAAATCGCAACTGCCGGAACGAACTTCAGGGCACCGGAGCTCAGCTGA
- a CDS encoding response regulator, whose product MMKVLVVDDSSLTRAAMVAALSAYNYEIVAEGQDGDDAVRLYKDRKPDVILIDLAMPNKDGLEAIKEILEFDPQAKIVAISALYDRSMQKRAIELGAASYIVKPFELTELISVMGKFEKQ is encoded by the coding sequence CTGATGAAAGTTCTTGTTGTAGACGATTCGTCGCTTACGAGAGCAGCCATGGTTGCCGCCCTTTCTGCATATAACTACGAGATAGTGGCAGAGGGACAGGATGGCGACGACGCCGTCAGGCTCTACAAAGACAGGAAACCTGATGTTATTCTTATTGACCTGGCTATGCCGAACAAGGATGGGTTGGAGGCAATAAAGGAGATCCTCGAATTTGATCCGCAGGCAAAAATAGTTGCGATCAGTGCGCTCTATGACAGGAGCATGCAGAAGAGGGCGATTGAACTTGGCGCTGCTTCCTACATTGTCAAGCCTTTTGAACTCACTGAACTAATCTCGGTAATGGGCAAATTCGAGAAGCAATAG
- a CDS encoding deoxyribonuclease IV produces the protein MLLGAHVGIGGGFSKAVSSGISINADAIQVFTRNQMQWKAKPIDEGDAELFKTAFRESGLKSVVAHGSYLTNLASSEQTTADKSVEAVIDEICRCDLLGIHTYVFHPGSHVGAGEEKGLRREAENLIKILDATSGCKVKLALETMAGQGNIICSRLESIAEVLKSVDSVRLGVCVDTCHIFAAGYDITDKSGFDRFMNSFRKTIGIRRLIAVHLNDSKTELGSHVDRHENIGKGKIGIAGFRAVMNTDALSKIPMLLETPGGERVYAREIRLLRGLVKK, from the coding sequence ATGCTTCTTGGAGCTCATGTTGGCATAGGGGGCGGATTCTCGAAAGCCGTATCGTCCGGCATATCTATTAACGCGGATGCAATTCAGGTGTTCACCAGGAATCAGATGCAGTGGAAGGCAAAACCTATCGATGAAGGTGATGCCGAACTTTTCAAAACTGCATTCCGGGAAAGCGGATTGAAGAGTGTCGTCGCCCACGGTTCATATCTTACAAATCTGGCAAGCAGCGAACAAACCACGGCCGATAAATCGGTCGAGGCGGTTATCGACGAAATTTGCAGATGTGACCTTCTTGGCATACACACTTATGTTTTCCACCCCGGCAGCCATGTTGGTGCTGGTGAGGAAAAAGGACTCAGAAGAGAGGCGGAAAATCTAATAAAGATACTTGATGCAACATCCGGTTGTAAGGTCAAACTCGCACTTGAAACGATGGCCGGCCAGGGGAATATCATCTGCAGCAGGCTGGAATCCATTGCTGAAGTCCTGAAGAGCGTGGACTCAGTGAGGCTGGGTGTCTGCGTGGATACTTGCCACATCTTTGCAGCCGGTTACGACATAACAGATAAATCCGGATTTGACAGGTTTATGAACAGTTTCAGAAAAACAATAGGCATTAGAAGGCTGATTGCGGTACATCTGAACGACTCAAAAACAGAACTTGGCAGTCATGTAGACCGGCACGAGAATATAGGAAAGGGGAAAATTGGAATTGCAGGGTTCCGGGCCGTTATGAACACTGATGCTCTGTCAAAAATTCCGATGCTGCTTGAAACACCGGGGGGGGAAAGGGTCTATGCGCGCGAAATCAGGCTCCTCCGGGGGCTTGTGAAGAAGTGA
- a CDS encoding glycogen synthase produces the protein MKIAVVSAEALPFSKTGGLADYVYSLSNTLSSMGHSVDVITPDYNADGGTSVPNEQAETISLNGLVFKISAENVGSWRALKIRNPELFGRPRMYGYEDDPVRFAHFSAASAKLISGGNYEIAHCNDWQTGYVPLLLKQNRASVRSVFTIHNLEFQGNYSPSLMDTIGIDHSYFFIDGIEFYGNVSSMKAGIVYSDALVTVSPSYSREIQTPEYGFKMDGILRKESYKLRGVLNGIDYNMWNPATDTMIPSNYSRGDISGKSVCKSRVQREFSLPQVRRPLIVSIGRLWRQKGIDLLLDALGEIEDGFQLIVLGTGDEDLMKRIRDIASSTPGIRAVLRFDERLAHRLYAGGDIFVMPSRFEPCGLSQMISMRYGTVPVVRKTGGLADSVSQFDQDTGEGEGFVFVDENHEQLADALSEAVSVYSSPELWRSVVGNCMGRDFSWEVSAKKYLEIYSSITSSQAPGGA, from the coding sequence ATGAAAATTGCAGTAGTATCCGCTGAAGCGCTTCCGTTTTCAAAGACAGGGGGCCTTGCAGATTATGTATACTCGCTTTCCAACACGCTTTCTTCCATGGGGCATTCTGTCGATGTCATAACACCTGATTACAATGCAGACGGCGGGACATCAGTGCCAAATGAACAGGCTGAAACCATCAGCCTGAACGGACTGGTATTCAAGATCTCAGCTGAGAATGTAGGATCGTGGCGTGCACTGAAGATAAGGAATCCCGAGCTATTCGGCAGACCACGGATGTATGGATATGAGGACGATCCTGTAAGGTTCGCCCATTTTTCGGCGGCTTCTGCCAAACTGATATCCGGCGGTAACTATGAAATAGCACACTGCAACGACTGGCAGACAGGATATGTGCCACTGCTTCTCAAGCAGAACAGAGCCTCCGTACGCTCCGTGTTCACTATTCACAATCTTGAATTCCAGGGTAACTACAGCCCTTCGCTCATGGATACTATAGGTATAGATCACTCGTATTTCTTCATCGATGGCATTGAATTTTATGGAAATGTAAGTTCAATGAAGGCAGGAATCGTTTATTCCGACGCACTCGTTACCGTAAGTCCCAGTTACAGCCGGGAAATTCAGACGCCGGAATACGGTTTTAAAATGGACGGAATACTCAGAAAGGAAAGTTACAAGCTGAGGGGAGTTCTCAACGGCATCGACTACAACATGTGGAATCCTGCAACCGATACTATGATACCTTCGAACTACAGCAGGGGTGATATTTCCGGCAAGTCTGTATGCAAAAGCCGTGTTCAGAGAGAATTCTCGCTTCCCCAGGTAAGAAGACCCCTGATCGTATCGATTGGGAGACTGTGGAGACAGAAAGGCATTGACCTGCTGCTTGACGCGCTCGGCGAAATAGAAGACGGCTTCCAGCTGATTGTTCTGGGAACAGGTGACGAGGACCTCATGAAGAGGATACGTGACATAGCCTCCTCGACACCCGGTATAAGGGCTGTCCTGCGGTTCGACGAAAGGCTGGCGCATCGGCTTTACGCAGGAGGGGACATATTTGTAATGCCATCAAGATTCGAACCATGCGGTCTGAGCCAGATGATAAGCATGCGATACGGAACCGTCCCTGTTGTTAGAAAGACAGGAGGACTTGCGGACTCGGTATCCCAGTTCGATCAGGATACGGGCGAAGGGGAGGGGTTCGTCTTTGTTGATGAAAATCATGAACAGCTCGCAGATGCACTTTCCGAAGCAGTCTCTGTTTATTCCTCCCCTGAGTTATGGAGGTCGGTTGTGGGAAACTGCATGGGACGTGATTTCTCATGGGAAGTTTCTGCAAAGAAGTATCTGGAAATATATTCAAGCATCACTTCTTCACAAGCCCCCGGAGGAGCCTGA
- a CDS encoding acyl-CoA thioesterase, giving the protein MTGFTHRFPVNWVDTDALSVVHFSNYFRYFEKTEDAFYSSLESEERELLKRLQVSFPRVDVHCTYRSPLRYGDIAEVEISLEGMTDKSVKLHFEIRNASRKVDSASGHITLVCVDTSNWKAVSIPEKLREIYRKLG; this is encoded by the coding sequence ATGACGGGATTTACACACCGGTTTCCTGTAAACTGGGTAGACACTGATGCACTTTCGGTTGTGCATTTCTCAAACTACTTCAGATATTTTGAAAAGACTGAGGATGCGTTCTACAGTAGCCTCGAATCAGAGGAAAGAGAATTGCTGAAAAGACTTCAGGTCTCTTTCCCGAGGGTGGATGTTCACTGCACCTACAGATCACCGCTTAGATACGGGGACATTGCGGAGGTCGAGATATCCCTGGAAGGCATGACAGACAAATCCGTAAAACTGCATTTTGAAATCAGGAATGCAAGCCGAAAAGTGGATTCGGCATCAGGCCATATAACCCTCGTCTGCGTTGACACGAGTAACTGGAAGGCTGTCAGCATCCCTGAAAAGTTGAGGGAGATCTACAGGAAACTCGGCTGA
- a CDS encoding MFS transporter gives MAVKTAAWLTREVLLISLSAFFADLGYQAVIGLFPIFVTFILKQPAYVFGLLMSFSYGVGSLFSYIGGRLGDRFSKKKLSLAGNLLIPLLSFSGLPANILESSGLYLGGWWSRNFRSPPRRALLAEQSDTMERPRIFGFLHLLDVGGGMLSTVIAFFLVYANFSISLVMLLTVIPILVSSLSLSLVRENRNTEFSKNFHGQNVNQVENDSAMKLFLVSAGLFGFSYYSLGFPIITVARVENSYSLGLLTYAIFLGASGLSGYFFGSRRLKPAGGLWMFGYSIAAIGSLSIGIAYLYHFGLFSFYLSAALLGVGTGSIETFEPVVAALLAAPHRISRGMGSLGAWRSIGLFSSNLLMGILFTFNIFASYLYAFITSALAATLMALVQIRTNSLK, from the coding sequence ATGGCTGTCAAGACAGCTGCATGGCTTACGAGAGAAGTATTGTTGATATCGCTATCGGCATTCTTTGCCGACTTGGGTTACCAGGCAGTCATCGGTCTCTTTCCTATTTTTGTCACTTTTATCCTGAAGCAGCCAGCCTATGTTTTCGGCCTCCTGATGTCATTTTCATATGGAGTGGGATCGCTATTTTCTTACATTGGAGGACGTCTCGGTGACAGGTTCAGCAAAAAGAAACTCTCCCTCGCAGGCAATCTGCTGATTCCGCTCCTTTCATTCAGCGGTCTACCTGCAAATATACTGGAAAGTTCCGGTCTCTATCTTGGTGGCTGGTGGTCAAGAAATTTCCGTTCTCCTCCAAGGCGGGCATTGCTTGCCGAACAGTCAGACACGATGGAACGTCCCAGGATATTTGGTTTCCTGCATCTGCTGGATGTGGGCGGGGGGATGCTTTCAACTGTTATAGCCTTCTTTCTTGTCTATGCCAATTTCAGTATCTCACTCGTTATGCTTCTTACTGTAATTCCGATACTGGTTTCGTCCCTTTCTCTTTCCTTGGTCAGGGAAAACAGAAATACGGAATTCAGCAAAAATTTTCACGGACAGAATGTGAATCAGGTGGAGAATGATTCAGCAATGAAACTGTTTCTGGTCTCAGCCGGTCTCTTCGGTTTCAGCTACTACAGCCTGGGTTTTCCGATAATCACAGTCGCAAGGGTCGAGAACAGCTATTCATTAGGTCTCCTCACCTATGCAATTTTTCTCGGCGCATCGGGTTTATCAGGCTATTTCTTCGGCTCGAGAAGATTGAAGCCCGCCGGAGGACTCTGGATGTTCGGCTACTCGATTGCGGCAATAGGTTCCCTGTCAATAGGCATAGCCTACCTTTACCACTTTGGACTTTTTTCTTTCTATCTCTCAGCAGCTCTTCTTGGCGTTGGCACGGGAAGCATAGAAACATTTGAACCTGTTGTTGCAGCGCTGCTCGCCGCACCACACCGCATCTCGCGTGGCATGGGCAGTCTTGGAGCATGGAGGAGCATAGGACTGTTTTCGTCCAATTTGCTTATGGGAATTTTATTCACGTTCAATATTTTTGCATCTTATCTGTATGCCTTCATCACATCTGCTCTGGCTGCTACTTTGATGGCTCTCGTTCAGATCAGGACAAATTCGCTGAAGTAG